ACCAGAACATGGGCGCGAAGACAGACCCCTTCACCTACAAATACACCGTCACCGACGCCCAGTCCGCCACCCAGGCCCTGACCGTGACGGAAACCCTGACCAACGGCGCCGAAACGATCACCCTTCGCACCTACACGGCCATGGCCGGCGCCCAGAACACCGCCGACCTGTCGTCCGTCTGGATCAGGTTGATCGCGGGGACCCACGTCCTGAAGATCACCGCGTCCGACGGTGCCGGCGGAACGGCTGTCCGGAACATCACCTTTAGCCGAACCGTCACCAGGATCGCCGCGGCCCGCGCCTTCAACACCGACGCGAAGGTCACGAAGGTCTTCGTTTCCCTGTACCCGTCCGACCGTCCGGCCGGTTCCACGCTCCACCTGGAAGTGACGAACAACCCGTTCGACACGAACCCCGTCTGGGAGGACATCACGGAGAAGGCGAACCGCCTGGTCCACACCTTCGCGAACAGCACCGTCGCAAATGGCTATGGCCTGGGCTATCGGTTCTATCTGCTGAAGGGAACGGAGGAAATCGAGATCACCCAGGCGACGATCCGTTTCGCCTGATGAAAGGAGGGAAGCAAAATGTCTTTCAACTCGCACGACTGCGAAACCGTCAGCATGAAGGAAGCCCAGGAACAGGAAAAGAACAACCCCGTCACCCAGATCGCGGCGGCGTCCATCGCCTTCGTGGTCCTGGCGGAGGGCGGCCAGATCGACGACGTCACCGCCACGGAGAACGTCGAGCAGTTCGCCCCCTGGGCCTACCCGATCGCCTACAAAAAGGGCAATATCCGCCGCTACGGTTCCGACCTGTACCGGTGCAACCAGGACCACACTTCGCAAGCCGACTGGACCCCCGCGGCCGCCGCGTCCCTGTGGTCGAAGATCGGCGACCCGACGGAGGAATGGCCGGAATGGTCCCAGCCGGTCGGCGCCCATGACGCCTATAACGCCGGCGCGAAGGTGTCCCATAACGGGAAGCACTGGACGTCCGACGTCGCGTCGAACGTCTGGGAACCTGGCGTCTACGGTTGGACGGAGGTGACGGCATGACCGAAGGGATCATCATCGCCGTTCTTTCTATGGTCGGCACGTTGGCCGGTGCCTACCTGGCGAACCGGAAAAGTTCCGCCCTGATTGCCTATCGCCTGGATAAGCTGGAAGAGAAGGTCGACAAGCATAATTCTGTGATCGAACGGACCTTCAAGCTGGAAGAACAGGCCGCCCTTATCGAAGAGCGGATCAAGGTCGCGAACCACCGGATCGAAGACCTTGAAAAGGCACAGTAAACCCCGCCGCGAGTTCTCCAAAATCATCGTTTGCACCGTGGGGGCCGTCACGATCGCCGTGACGGTCTTCACCTGTGTCATGGTGTGGAGAACCAGCAACACGGAAGCCCTGGCGTACCTGATACCGGCCATCTTCGGGGAAGCCGCCACGGCGACCGGATTCTATTACAGCAAGGCAAAAACTGAAAACAGGATCAAACTTCGCCGGCAATACGGCGACCTGGTCGACAAGGAGGAATGAACCCATGTTTGAAATCATCATCGGAAAC
This window of the Dysosmobacter acutus genome carries:
- a CDS encoding carbohydrate-binding protein, coding for MSFNSHDCETVSMKEAQEQEKNNPVTQIAAASIAFVVLAEGGQIDDVTATENVEQFAPWAYPIAYKKGNIRRYGSDLYRCNQDHTSQADWTPAAAASLWSKIGDPTEEWPEWSQPVGAHDAYNAGAKVSHNGKHWTSDVASNVWEPGVYGWTEVTA